CCTTTCTTAGAGGACCACACGAAGGAGAACGAGTGGAGACATAAATAAGGTCGACGACCATATCAGGCAGTTCTCAAATGAGCTTTCTtcgaaaaacaaaataatcaaGAAGCACAAATtaaagaaatcaaagtatcaaaatatcaaatgaAAGCGGTAGAAAGTACCAAAAGGGTCTGAAATGGTTTCAATAAGTTCTGAACCATGCTCAAGAGAGTGTctaaataaatcaaaagaaagtCGTCCAGCGGATCATCATGGGCAATTTGGAAAAAATGGCTTACTGAGCTAATGTCTCGTTTTCATAAACGCTCTGGAGTTGTCTCgaagttgatgaagatgtgTCGATAGGCTTGGTATCTAAACTTGCCCAGCCATCGGGAAACACCACATAGCATAAACTGGACCCCAGTATTGACGAAGCCTCGGCCACCCCAAACATCTCTTTGAACTTTTTCTGGCAAGCTGTAGCAGGAATACGTTTGTTTCTTTCCCGCGAAACTTCATCAGAGATATACTTCCATTTAGCTCGCTCGCCAGCTTCCAGAAGGTCTTTCAGACAATCAATGTCTTCAGCATTCCAGTCGACCCGTCGGTTGATAACCAATTCATAGTGCATACGCACTTCCTCCTCGGTCTCCAATCCAGCCACTCGAGCTATCTCAGAAAGTGGTTTACCTTGCTTGTATAAAGACAAGATTACACTGTCTCTGTCTATGCTGTGGGATTTAGCAGACCGTCTTCGTCTATGACTTCTGTATGCAGcggctgctgatgaagctgctAAGCTCGATGAAGAACCGCCTGGTGTTGAAGCAGCTGTTGACGATGATGTATTTGCCTTCATTGGAGACAATGAGGTTGTTGAAGACCTCCTCCGATGATGATGTGTCTGGCCATAGGAGGAAGATTGATCCCGAGCAGAACTATCGCCAAGTGATAGctcagcagtagcagttgTAATAGATGCAGATGGTCGGTGAGGACTAGGATTTCGATTTGACGAACCAGTGTTTACTTGGCGATTACTCGAGTCCACTGAAAGGTCTGGCTTTATTAGAATGGAAGCcagtgaagatgatgatttaTGTCCTCTTCTGGAGCTAGACCCACTAGGACCAGGATTGGCTGATGATTGTGTGGTGGGCTGATACAAATTGTAGGGAGACGTTGGATCGAAACCAGAGTTAACACCCTCATTAGGTGGCAAAGGTGGAAAAGTGAACCCATATGGAGCAGCGGTAGATGATACAAGGAGAGATGGGTTGGATGAGTTCGATGAGACTCCCATGGAATGAGAATGACCAGTGGCATTGGCATTCGTTGCAGAATTGTTGGTGTCGGAAGCATCAGTGTCGACACCAGCTACCGCACCCACGTCACCAGATCCATGGCCATTGTTTCCTCCCGAAACTAGCTGGTAAGCAGAAGAGCCCGCAGAACTTGGAATTAAATCCTCGTTACCAGGATATGAAGCAGACCCAACAGGTCCGGCTAGATAATTTCCCACCCCGGATGAGCCTCCTAATACAGGGTTCCTAGTACCAGTGGAAGGGAAATTACCTAGCGGACTAGTCATTCCAGGATGAGTCGAAGAAGcggatgatgatgatgctgaagacTGGTCTATCGAATGACCAGGGAGTCCATTAAAAGAAGCCAATGGCGAGTTTGAGTCATGATTGGTAGGGTATGGAttggtggcagcagctgtatGTTGATATAAGCTAGAATATGAGGACGAGTACATAGCGATGGAATGAACTAGTGACGATATCAGCGGAGAGTCTGCAGTGATTTGTTGTGGTGACTGCAAGTGGTTTTACCTTTGTGCAGTGATTTTAGTGATTGCAGAATCTACAAAGAGGATTAGAATACAGTAGCAATTAGCGTCAATGTTTATTGTCTTTGAGGAGCTGTTGGTAGTATAATTGCTTCAGATAGAGAGGGGTGATATGCGGTGATGTGGTGACAAAAGTGTCTCTaatgttttgtttctgtttctctTTTGGGGATGTTTGACTCAATTGAACAGGAATGTCCCTTGACACGGGTGCTGAAATGGCTGGttgttttatttctttctttccttctttcttttattGGTGTCTCGAGTGAATTCGTCTAATGACAGAggcaaaataatttatgTCTGAGACGCAGTTCCAATAAGTCGTTGCAGAATATTGGGGTAAGATATAATAATGTGATatgtcaaaaaaattattgaAACTGTCATGGAAAGAATAGGCTGGTAATAATGGTAGCCTACTAAACATAAGCATATATTGTTTGATGTCTAAATGCTGATATGgaggcaccagcagcaattggTAACAACTCCGTTGCCGTTCTTAGTAGTGGTTTGTATCTGTGGAAGTTTAGGAAAATGATTCCAAAAGTTAAAAAACCCAGTCTAGAGCTGGctgaataatattttggcCTTCAAAAGGTTACAGTACACAGTTGGGTTCGAAGGTTGGTTACTCCAAATGATCTTTGGGTTCCAAGTTTAAACtttttgactttgactATGTTTtaaattgctttttcttttttgtgaGAGATCTGGCCCCTCGTCTTCTCCAGATTAACGTTTCTAGGATCCCTCAAGTTGAGTCAAGCTTGATTCAAATTTGGTTAAAATTTGGGCGACACAAACAACAGGCGTTCTACGCCTGATGGAAAAAATATTCGCCAAATCGAACAATCAAGACGGGGATGAGAGATCGTGTAGTCGATGAGCAGCAGGGCTTATAATATGAATAAAAACAAGCCCAAAAGCCGAtaattgtttttattttattaaattCCAAGCTGATAAATGTAGAATGGAGATGACAAGAATGGGTAAACcagcggcagaagcagcagcagtagcggcagtactagtagtggCGGCGGTGGGCGATACACaggatttattatttattattactgtGATGAGTGTTAGTTTAGCCGATTAGCGACAGCCTGCAGGACCTATAGATATGGGTTTGGTTTGACGATATCAAATCGTGACTACAGGTCCGGTCGGGATCTCACTAGTCTGCAGCCAGGCAGGCTGTCTGGGTGATCAGGGTGTAagttgtttttattttttttttttgacgtGAGGCGAAGCGAGGCAAAGCGAGGTAACGCAAGATCATGTAAGGTAAAGAAAAACCCTCTAAATATGCTGAAAGGACGGATGCAATAAGTGCCAATGGATTTGGATATGGATATGTAAACGGTATCGGAATGAACTAGTGAATGCGAAAACGAAAATGTACCCTGCTAGATCGCTGCTGAATGAATATCTTTTGGCCAATAGGTCAAGGTGATACAAAAGTGTCAGACTGTAATACCGGAATTCTATACCAAAATGCCAATCGAACAACAACTAACTATAGCCACAACCAGCCTGCTTATTACCTGTTTATCAGCTAGCTTCCTAACAACCTATCAACAACCCAGTCAACCAACTAGTCaataaatcaataaacAACCTACTAACCACCCAGCCAAGTAACCAATTAACCAATCAACCACCCTATCAATAACCAGCAATTCATTAGCGAACAATATTAATTCCCTATCCCGTCAACCAATAGCTTAATCCTCTCATTCTCTACTCACCGCTGTGCGCCAAATGGAAACCAAATGATGTATCAAGTTGGCAGGGCCAAATAGAAATCTAGATATGTCTCATAAAAGCTGTACAGGCTTCAGCTGAGCATTATACACACATGTTTACTCAGGACAACCAAGTCAGCGCTTTgcttttgctgctgatttcTAGCTTGTGCTGTTTGTTTTGGCATGGGGTGAGAGAAGTGTGTGCTACTATTCCGTACACAATTATATGCAGATACACGTACATGCACAAACTGCAGCACCTGcagctcaacaacaacagaggGTGCACTGGTTGTGCGTTAAATCTCCGGTTGTCGCCGCGACCACTGTGCAGCAAGGGGTTGATCGCCAGGTTTGGTGCCTATTACTGACTCGTACTGGTTAGCAGCTTGTATTGTTATGAGACTAAGTCAGTACGTGAGATCTAACCGCTGCCCCTGAATCGGCAGCAAGATCTATCAGTAAATTAATAGTTCCTACTTTATTTCCGGCTCTCGTGACTGTAACTACCGCAACCTGTCAGTACCgttcagaaaaaaaagaattcGTAGAACCGGGTAATTAGTTAGTCGGCCTCGGAATATTTGAGTATATCCTCTCTATCTTTCTATCTCAGGCTAaattttccttcttctaGCAACCGCATATATCCAGTTTGCTTTGCTTTTTATTAGATATGAACCTGTAACGACTTCAGATTCTGATTAGCCTTTGTACTACAATGGAGCCACCGTTGCTTCTCATGTCTCTCAGCTATGTCTCAATCAATCGCAAGAAACCTAATTCTGTATCGGACAACTGACTACCCCGTTTCTGATACTGCCGCTGTTTCTGCTTGGTCAGCATGTTTTCAGATGGATCTCAAATCTGATCGGTGGACACTCACGATCGTCCGTCCAGCCTTGTTCATCACCATGGCCCACCGACCCACGATACGATTACGATGTATGGGTGTTTGACGATTGAGATCCGAGTTCAGAACGGAACCGCAAGCAGTTTCGGCATTATGATAGCCGACGGCAATCACCGACCCAGCAAATCGGATGCAACCCGGATCCTTCACCCACCGGCCTACACGAACGTACTTTCTTCTGGACAGCATTTGCGATTGCTGTCAGCTTTCATAGATATGGACGTTTGCCGTGCATGCGCCCAGAGTGGGGCACTTATTGCAGCCGGAAAAGTCAACAAATCCAGGGCATGATCGCCTGCACCCTGCAGTGTTCCGTCTGCAATCGAACCCTCCACAAAACGGAGCAATCACGCCCGGAAAGCACTCAACTCCGCCGGACTTGCCTTACGGGGGTAGACcggctgcctccggcggctggggctctgccccagaccccgtggctcctctcgcttcgctcgagtcgttttaCGTGGGGATGCCAGTCTGGAGTGATTTCAACTTTGTTCGCTATCAATTGAAGTATCAGGTTCAGATCACTCAATTGTTTAAGCGGTTGGTCCCCAGTtgccgactcgagcgaagcgagagatgccacggggtctggggcaaagccccagccgctgaAGGCATCTCCGCCACCCCGGTACCAGTTCTAGGGATAGCAGTTGTTGCCAATCCAATCAGAGGTGCAAGAGATCGGGTGGTAACATCGGCCGGCCGTTGTGGTTCTATCAGTCAGGGGGAACTCAATTGCGGGTATAAGTTGCCCGTACGAATACGCGATTCATGCACACCGTCCCATTGTTAACGGGTATCTAAGGGCCTGTCAAGGGTACTTGTCGTTTAGGTGTCAATTGTTGTCTCCAAGTGGACCCTTCTGCAGTACAGGTGAGTTCCAACGATGTCATGCTATGCTATGCGGTAGTTAACATTCCCTGAATGGGTGCTAGCCAGCCATCGGGCCGTCAACTGCTACAGCCACTTTCGCTTAGCATCCGTCCCATTCTTCTAGCTCAACTATGAAGGCAGTATGGTTGAATTGGGTAACCAAGCAAAGTGCATGGAAGGCTCAGGCCACTGTCCTGTTCCAGCCAGCTGGTAGTGGACTGAGACATGGGCGGCTGGCATGGATAAGTTGCGACTAACTGGTACTGTTCCACGTAGGTGGTAGAGTATGGGCACGTATGTCCTTATTACTCTTTAGATAGGGACGAGGAGATCTCGGTTTTCGGGTGACTACATCATCGGCTGCTGGCTGAGTATCAGCAATATATGGTTCATATAAACAGACAATCCATTAGCCAGTCGGctatattttattttagtGATTTAAAGTAAGACAACTGATCGGGAAAGGAGACAAAATTCCTCGATGGGAGAAAAAATTAGAAGTCATAATTACAGTTTCTGGCTCTTATAAGATACTGATTTGATATTATAGTGTTGGACATGTCTAACAATTTTCAGGGGAACATGATACTTAAAACAGCAGAAACGCCTAACCACAATCAATTGATAGTATCACGTGatgaatatatataatgaaGTGAGTGCGAGAAATAAAATTggctaataaataaagttaATTGGATGATGAATTTGAATGATTTGTCATATTCAATTTTGTCACTCTGGCTCAAGTTGATAAGAGAAATAGTGTGTTTGTTCACAAAACTTCAGTTTAAACTCGGATGAAATATAGTCTAAATTACACTGAGGGAGCGCGCACGCGGCTTAAATTTCACTTCTCGATCTTCAAATCTCCTCACCATGTAATAccaataatataataatcaTACACAACACAAGATGCTTGCCAGGGACGAAAATACTTCCAAAGCTCTTGGAGACAAGACACTacaaaaactgaaaaatgtAAGTCAACTCCAAAGACTCTGAGTCCcatattataatattatattgtGATACTAACACATATTATAGTCCAAAGTGCTACTGGTTGGAGCAGGTGGAATAGGATGCGAACTTCTGAAGAATATTGTACTACTAGGAATTGGCGAGATCCATGTGATAGATTTGGACACAATTGATCTCAGTAATTTGAACCGACAATTTTTATTCGGCCGTGAACACATCAAGCAACCCAAAGCTTTGGTCGCCAAATCAAGCGCCTCCAAGTTCAACCCTCACGTGAATATTGTCGCATATCAAGCCAATATCATGGATAAAGAGTATGGAGTCAAATGGTTCAAGTCATTTGACATTGTTTATAACGCATTAGATAATGTTGAGGCGCGACGACACGTTAATAAGCTTTGTCTAGTAGCTGACGTGCCATTGATTGAGAGTGGAACTGCTGGTTTCAATGGTCAAGTACAAGTGATTATCCCTGGAAAAACTGAATGCTATGATTGTCAACCTAAACCTGTACCAAAAACTTTTGCAGTATGCACTATTCGTAGTACCCCGTCTCAGCCTATCCATTGTATTGTATGGGCCAAGagttatttattcagtCAGCTATTTGATCAAGACTGCGAGGAGAATGAGCAGGATGGCGATGAGgatgcagctgctgctagtggaGAAGACAA
This is a stretch of genomic DNA from Sugiyamaella lignohabitans strain CBS 10342 chromosome C, complete sequence. It encodes these proteins:
- the AAF1 gene encoding adhesion and aggregation factor (adhesion and aggregation factor identified by ability to make transformed S. cerevisiae clump and stick to polystyrene beads) encodes the protein MYSSSYSSLYQHTAAATNPYPTNHDSNSPLASFNGLPGHSIDQSSASSSSASSTHPGMTSPLGNFPSTGTRNPVLGGSSGVGNYLAGPVGSASYPGNEDLIPSSAGSSAYQLVSGGNNGHGSGDVGAVAGVDTDASDTNNSATNANATGHSHSMGVSSNSSNPSLLVSSTAAPYGFTFPPLPPNEGVNSGFDPTSPYNLYQPTTQSSANPGPSGSSSRRGHKSSSSLASILIKPDLSVDSSNRQVNTGSSNRNPSPHRPSASITTATAELSLGDSSARDQSSSYGQTHHHRRRSSTTSLSPMKANTSSSTAASTPGGSSSSLAASSAAAAYRSHRRRRSAKSHSIDRDSVILSLYKQGKPLSEIARVAGLETEEEVRMHYELVINRRVDWNAEDIDCLKDLLEAGERAKWKYISDEVSRERNKRIPATACQKKFKEMFGVAEASSILGSSLCYVVFPDGWASLDTKPIDTSSSTSRQLQSVYENETLAQ